One part of the Mariniflexile litorale genome encodes these proteins:
- the lpdA gene encoding dihydrolipoyl dehydrogenase — MSKYDIIVLGSGPGGYVAAIRASQLGFKTAVIEKESLGGVCLNWGCIPTKALLKSAQVFEYLKHADDYGLSVKEYDKDFNAVVNRSRGVADGMSKGVQFLMKKNKIDVINGYGKLKPGKKIDVDGTEYSADHIIIATGARSRELPNLPQDGKKVIGYREAMSLPNQPKKMIVVGSGAIGVEFAYFYNSMGTEVTVVEYLPNVVPVEDEDVSKQLEKSFKKSGINVMTSAEVTKVDTSGDGVKATVKTSKGEEVLEADIILSAVGIKTNIENIGLEDVGIVVDRDKILVNTFYQTNIPGYYAIGDVTPGQALAHVASAEGILCVEKIAGQHVEALDYGNIPGCTYCTPEIASVGLTEKQAKEKGLDIKVGKFPFSASGKASASGNKDGFVKVIFDAKYGEWLGCHMIGAGVTDMIAEAVLGRKLETTGHEVLKTVHPHPTMSEAVMEAVAAAYDEVIHL; from the coding sequence ATGAGTAAATACGATATTATTGTTCTTGGAAGTGGCCCTGGCGGTTATGTTGCAGCTATTAGAGCTTCACAATTAGGTTTTAAAACCGCTGTTATTGAAAAAGAAAGCCTTGGTGGTGTATGTTTAAATTGGGGATGTATCCCAACTAAAGCATTGTTAAAATCTGCTCAAGTATTTGAATATCTTAAGCATGCAGATGACTATGGTTTATCTGTTAAAGAATATGATAAAGATTTTAATGCTGTTGTTAATCGGAGCCGAGGTGTTGCCGATGGTATGAGTAAAGGTGTTCAATTCTTAATGAAAAAGAACAAAATAGACGTTATTAACGGTTATGGAAAACTTAAACCAGGTAAAAAAATAGATGTTGATGGTACTGAATACAGTGCAGATCACATTATCATAGCTACTGGAGCCCGTTCTCGTGAGTTGCCTAACTTACCACAAGATGGTAAAAAAGTGATTGGATATAGAGAAGCGATGAGCTTACCAAACCAACCTAAAAAAATGATTGTTGTAGGTTCTGGAGCGATTGGTGTGGAATTCGCTTATTTCTATAATTCTATGGGTACAGAAGTTACTGTTGTAGAATATTTACCAAACGTAGTACCTGTTGAAGATGAAGATGTATCTAAACAATTAGAAAAATCTTTTAAGAAAAGTGGTATTAATGTCATGACTTCTGCCGAAGTTACTAAAGTAGACACATCTGGTGATGGTGTTAAAGCTACCGTTAAAACGAGTAAGGGCGAAGAAGTTTTAGAAGCCGATATTATTTTATCTGCTGTTGGAATAAAAACAAATATTGAAAACATTGGTTTGGAAGATGTTGGAATTGTTGTGGATCGCGATAAAATTTTAGTAAACACCTTTTATCAAACCAACATTCCTGGATACTACGCTATTGGAGATGTTACACCTGGACAAGCATTAGCACACGTTGCTTCGGCTGAAGGGATTTTATGTGTTGAAAAAATTGCTGGACAACATGTGGAGGCTTTAGATTATGGAAATATCCCAGGTTGTACTTACTGCACTCCTGAAATTGCTAGTGTTGGATTAACAGAAAAACAAGCTAAGGAAAAAGGATTGGATATTAAAGTTGGAAAATTCCCATTCTCTGCTTCTGGTAAAGCAAGTGCTAGTGGTAACAAAGATGGTTTTGTAAAAGTAATTTTTGATGCTAAATATGGCGAATGGTTAGGTTGCCACATGATTGGTGCTGGTGTAACCGATATGATTGCCGAAGCTGTTTTAGGTAGAAAATTAGAAACTACAGGACACGAAGTATTAAAAACAGTACATCCACACCCTACCATGAGTGAAGCGGTTATGGAAGCTGTTGCTGCTGCTTATGATGAAGTAATTCATTTGTAG